The genomic interval TATTCAGATCGAAATCCCCAAGTGTTGCGCAGCCTCCAGCAAATTTTCGATCATGGTCGCTTAGGTGGAACCGGTTATCTTTCGATTTTACCGGTCGACCAAGGGATCGAGCATTCGGCGGGTGCGTCTTTTGCACCGAATCCAATCTACTTCGATGCCCAGAATATCGTCAAACTTGCGATCGAAGGGGGTTGCAATGCTGTCGCCTCAACCTACGGGGTGTTAGGTTCGGTTGCGAGGAAGTATGCGCACAAGATTCCGTTCATCGTGAAAATCAATCACAACGAATTGCTCACGTACCCGAACAAAGCCGATCAAATCCTTTTCGGTACAGT from bacterium carries:
- a CDS encoding class I fructose-bisphosphate aldolase, with product MINLYQILEQLPETDHALLNHECKTIPKAMLSLPGADFLDRTLVYSDRNPQVLRSLQQIFDHGRLGGTGYLSILPVDQGIEHSAGASFAPNPIYFDAQNIVKLAIEGGCNAVASTYGVLGSVARKYAHKIPFIVKINHNELLTYPNKADQILFGTVEEAWNMGAVAVGATIYFGSNESGRQIVEIAQAFHRAHELGMGTVLWCYIRNNAFKV